In Bdellovibrionota bacterium, the following are encoded in one genomic region:
- a CDS encoding YceI family protein → MKLFIALALAFAGQANAEVLKVDTTASNVEWKGTKKIGSFHAGNVAVKEGQVETNEKGDITGGNFVLDMTKITNTDLAADPDSQKKLVGHLSSPDFFNVASHPTSTFKITSVTKKGKEHLVKGDLTILGKTNPIEFPAKITTTATSATADAKVKIDRTKWDLKYGSGNFFKELTADKIINNDIELTLKLAAKK, encoded by the coding sequence ATGAAATTATTTATCGCACTTGCATTAGCTTTTGCCGGACAAGCAAACGCTGAAGTTTTAAAAGTAGACACAACCGCTAGTAACGTAGAGTGGAAAGGCACAAAGAAAATTGGAAGCTTTCACGCAGGTAACGTAGCGGTGAAAGAAGGCCAAGTAGAAACAAACGAAAAAGGTGATATCACCGGCGGAAACTTCGTTTTGGATATGACTAAAATCACAAACACAGATCTAGCTGCAGATCCTGACTCACAAAAAAAATTAGTAGGTCATCTATCTAGCCCAGATTTCTTTAATGTTGCCAGTCACCCAACCTCTACTTTCAAGATCACGAGCGTGACTAAAAAAGGCAAAGAGCATCTAGTAAAGGGTGATTTAACTATTCTTGGAAAAACAAATCCAATTGAGTTCCCTGCAAAGATCACAACTACTGCAACGTCAGCGACGGCCGATGCTAAAGTTAAAATTGATCGTACAAAATGGGATCTAAAATACGGATCTGGAAATTTCTTTAAAGAGTTAACTGCAGATAAAATCATCAATAACGATATCGAGCTCACTTTAAAATTAGCAGCTAAGAAATAA
- a CDS encoding ABC-2 family transporter protein gives MSWVLEAGKLEAKRFLSYRVDFWLQFAVNVMAEITVAYFLWEAIYQGSLTTVIGGYTFHQMLMYYLFVPFVGRMVKSLEDFSLATEIREGGLNKFLIYPLSFIQYKIMQKVVYTSLAILQSFLGIFIVAYIIGIKVNFDISNFALGIVAAYASMLLYGMMLMTLEMIAFWADSVWSLGVMLRFIAMFFGGAFIPLNMFPEWSLKILMMTPFPYLFSNTIKTFIGENTFYQSLEGIGITLLWVIPMALIMLGTYRKGLRQYSGIGI, from the coding sequence ATGTCTTGGGTACTAGAAGCAGGAAAATTAGAAGCGAAAAGATTTTTATCCTATCGGGTAGACTTCTGGCTGCAATTTGCGGTGAATGTGATGGCAGAAATCACCGTGGCCTATTTTTTGTGGGAAGCGATTTATCAAGGCAGTCTTACGACGGTCATCGGTGGATATACTTTTCACCAAATGCTGATGTATTATCTTTTTGTTCCCTTTGTGGGAAGAATGGTAAAATCTTTAGAAGATTTCTCACTTGCCACCGAAATTCGAGAGGGCGGACTCAACAAATTTTTAATTTATCCACTTTCTTTCATTCAATATAAAATCATGCAGAAAGTTGTGTATACGTCGCTTGCGATTTTGCAGTCGTTCTTAGGTATTTTTATCGTGGCGTACATCATAGGAATCAAAGTGAACTTTGATATTTCAAATTTTGCTTTAGGCATAGTTGCTGCTTATGCTTCGATGTTGCTTTACGGGATGATGCTGATGACTCTGGAAATGATTGCCTTTTGGGCCGACTCGGTTTGGAGTTTGGGTGTCATGCTGAGATTTATCGCTATGTTTTTTGGCGGAGCATTTATTCCTTTGAATATGTTTCCGGAGTGGTCATTAAAAATCTTAATGATGACGCCGTTTCCATACTTATTTTCAAATACGATCAAAACTTTTATTGGTGAGAACACATTCTATCAATCATTAGAAGGAATAGGAATCACCTTACTCTGGGTTATTCCTATGGCCCTCATTATGCTTGGAACCTACCGCAAAGGCTTAAGACAATATTCGGGTATCGGCATATGA
- a CDS encoding DUF1579 domain-containing protein, translating to MKTLLITAMLTFAASMANAQDSTSTSTTTTQAPPEWMKYTQPGEAHKKTLENVVGSFTYTIKMWMDPKAKPEQETGTSENKWILGGRFVQQEVKGRAMGQDFEGIGMTGYDNFTGEFQSTWVDNMSTAIMLTKGANSPTTKTIKEEGTASNPYKNEKNHWFRTELKIKDKNEHTYTMYSKDAGGKEYKSMEMVYKRKK from the coding sequence ATGAAAACACTACTCATTACAGCTATGCTTACATTCGCAGCCTCTATGGCCAATGCTCAAGATTCAACGTCGACATCAACGACAACCACTCAAGCGCCACCAGAATGGATGAAGTACACGCAACCAGGAGAAGCGCACAAAAAAACTTTAGAAAATGTTGTAGGAAGTTTCACTTACACAATCAAAATGTGGATGGACCCTAAGGCCAAACCAGAACAAGAGACCGGAACAAGCGAAAACAAATGGATTTTGGGCGGAAGATTTGTTCAGCAAGAAGTCAAAGGCCGCGCTATGGGACAAGACTTTGAAGGTATCGGGATGACAGGTTACGATAATTTCACCGGTGAATTCCAAAGCACATGGGTCGACAATATGAGCACGGCGATCATGTTAACAAAAGGAGCAAACTCTCCAACGACCAAAACAATCAAAGAAGAAGGCACTGCTTCTAATCCTTACAAAAATGAAAAGAATCATTGGTTCCGCACGGAATTAAAAATCAAAGACAAAAACGAACATACTTATACCATGTACTCTAAAGATGCTGGCGGAAAAGAATATAAATCCATGGAAATGGTTTATAAACGTAAGAAATAA
- a CDS encoding NADPH-dependent FMN reductase, which translates to MKTHKILTLVGGISKGSINQKLYRALKKAAPEGVEFSDFDISTLPFFSQDIENDPPPSVVDLKSKIEAADGILFITPEYNRSIPGVLKNAIDWASRPYGKSVWKDKKALIMGISPGKAGTTSAQLHLRTILMNLGILVMPKEIYLIQSETLSETGDFASDKTKDFIVKNIKYLSDFI; encoded by the coding sequence ATGAAAACGCACAAAATCCTAACCCTCGTCGGTGGTATCAGTAAGGGCTCTATAAACCAAAAACTTTATCGGGCGCTAAAAAAAGCGGCACCAGAAGGAGTTGAGTTCTCAGATTTCGACATAAGTACTTTGCCTTTCTTTTCTCAAGATATCGAAAACGATCCTCCTCCGTCGGTCGTAGATCTAAAATCTAAGATTGAAGCTGCCGATGGTATCTTATTTATCACACCAGAGTACAATCGCTCCATTCCGGGTGTACTAAAAAATGCCATTGATTGGGCATCGAGACCCTACGGGAAAAGCGTTTGGAAAGATAAAAAAGCACTGATCATGGGAATCAGCCCTGGAAAAGCTGGAACAACTTCGGCTCAACTTCATTTAAGAACAATATTAATGAACTTAGGAATTCTCGTTATGCCCAAAGAAATCTATTTAATTCAGAGCGAGACCCTTAGCGAGACGGGAGACTTTGCTTCAGATAAAACCAAAGATTTTATCGTCAAAAATATAAAATATCTTTCTGATTTTATTTAG
- a CDS encoding ATP-binding cassette domain-containing protein, with translation MIQAKNLSKTFKVHKKQPGLLNSIKSLFWREWTEKAALKSASFEIKPGELVGLVGANGAGKTTLVKILSGIIHPSGGEVSVLGFKPWERKNDYRKQISLIMGQKAQLWWDLPAEDCFVLLKEIYQLPDDEYKKNLNELVEALDVRHVLNIQIRRLSLGERMKMELIAALLHQPKVVFLDEPTIGLDITAQKAVRDFLAEYRKKHKPAMILTSHYMEDIKKLCERIIIMKNGEFVYDGSLQKVLDKHSQSKVLSVQINPDTLKDMDLENFKMKNSELLSRDGSTAKFKVSKDDVGSALTEIVKKFDVSDVKIEEEDIENIIEALMKR, from the coding sequence ATGATTCAAGCTAAAAACCTATCTAAAACATTCAAAGTCCACAAGAAGCAACCAGGACTCTTAAATTCCATTAAATCTCTTTTCTGGAGAGAATGGACCGAGAAAGCCGCTTTAAAAAGTGCATCTTTTGAAATCAAGCCCGGAGAACTCGTGGGTTTGGTTGGAGCTAACGGAGCCGGTAAGACCACGCTGGTAAAAATTCTTTCAGGAATTATCCACCCATCTGGTGGCGAGGTGAGTGTTCTTGGATTTAAGCCCTGGGAAAGAAAAAATGATTACAGAAAACAAATTTCTTTGATCATGGGACAAAAGGCTCAACTCTGGTGGGATTTACCCGCAGAGGACTGCTTTGTTTTACTCAAAGAAATTTATCAGCTTCCAGATGATGAATACAAAAAGAATTTAAATGAACTGGTTGAGGCTCTAGATGTCAGACATGTTCTTAATATTCAAATCCGCAGACTTTCATTGGGTGAAAGAATGAAGATGGAGCTGATAGCAGCTCTTCTTCATCAGCCTAAGGTTGTTTTCTTAGATGAGCCTACGATTGGATTGGACATCACCGCGCAAAAAGCTGTGAGAGATTTCTTGGCCGAGTACAGAAAAAAACATAAACCGGCAATGATTCTGACATCTCATTACATGGAAGATATCAAAAAACTTTGTGAAAGAATCATCATCATGAAGAATGGGGAGTTTGTTTACGATGGATCTTTGCAGAAAGTTTTAGACAAGCACAGCCAGTCTAAAGTTCTGAGTGTGCAAATTAATCCGGATACTTTGAAAGATATGGATTTGGAAAATTTTAAAATGAAGAATTCAGAATTATTAAGTAGAGATGGATCTACAGCAAAATTTAAAGTTTCCAAAGATGACGTTGGCAGCGCACTGACGGAAATCGTAAAAAAATTCGATGTGAGCGACGTTAAAATCGAAGAAGAAGATATCGAAAATATTATTGAAGCACTCATGAAAAGATAA
- a CDS encoding ABC-2 family transporter protein codes for MMRYLRLYKHFVKFSLMQAMQFRFDFFFKIAMDCIFYLVNILFYKILFAHTGGLAGWSESQVMIFLAGFLMVDAIQMTVISSGCWMIPGLVNKGELDYYLLRPVSSLFFLSTRSFAFDSFINVLVAAGILVWAFVTSPVTYPLYKILIFLFLTLNGTYLFFQMRIIALAPIFWTHSGRGLEMIYWTLTKFGERPDGIFRGVVRLVLVSIMPFAIMSSFPARALFQENTWEVAGYCVAVVLVLHFVMVKIWNFGLKSYSSASS; via the coding sequence ATGATGAGATATCTTAGACTCTATAAACATTTTGTTAAGTTTTCTCTGATGCAAGCGATGCAATTCCGTTTTGATTTCTTTTTTAAAATTGCGATGGATTGCATTTTCTATCTTGTGAATATTTTGTTTTACAAAATTCTTTTCGCTCATACGGGTGGGCTTGCGGGCTGGTCTGAGTCTCAGGTGATGATTTTCTTAGCCGGATTTCTAATGGTAGACGCCATTCAGATGACGGTTATTTCTAGTGGTTGCTGGATGATTCCGGGTTTGGTGAATAAAGGTGAGTTGGATTATTATTTATTGAGACCTGTTTCATCTTTATTTTTTCTATCGACAAGAAGCTTTGCCTTTGATTCCTTCATCAACGTTCTCGTGGCAGCAGGTATTTTGGTTTGGGCGTTTGTGACTAGCCCTGTGACTTATCCACTTTATAAAATTTTAATATTTTTATTTTTAACTTTGAATGGAACATACTTGTTTTTCCAAATGAGAATTATAGCTCTTGCTCCAATCTTTTGGACGCACTCTGGTCGCGGATTAGAAATGATCTACTGGACATTGACAAAATTTGGCGAGCGTCCTGACGGAATTTTTAGAGGAGTGGTGAGATTAGTTTTAGTTTCGATTATGCCGTTTGCCATTATGAGTTCGTTTCCGGCGCGGGCCCTTTTCCAAGAAAATACTTGGGAAGTGGCAGGATATTGTGTAGCTGTTGTTTTGGTTCTGCACTTTGTAATGGTAAAAATTTGGAACTTCGGTCTAAAGAGCTATAGCTCGGCTTCGTCTTAA